A genomic window from Pseudocitrobacter corydidari includes:
- a CDS encoding NAD(P)/FAD-dependent oxidoreductase — protein MRKQILIVGAGFAGMWAALSAARLADKNNSQAIDITVIAPQPELRVRPRFYESHVETLVSPLMPLFDVTGVKFLRGTVSDIHTDSRSVSWKDADGDMHQHSYDRLVLASGSHVNRSFVSGVAEHAFDLDQLESAAVLEKHLQSLASQSESDARNTVVVCGGGFTGIEMAMELPGRLRDILGSNAKTRVVVVERGPQPGSRYSEELRNVVIDASNELGVEWIVNAEVESVDAAGATLKDGQRIASSTVIWTVGVQASDLTAQIDAPRDRQGRLHVDANLQVVGHEEIFATGDVAYAATDDKGNHALMTCQHAILLGKFAGNNAAASLLGVEPSPYRQEMYVTCLDLGAWGAVYTEGWDQQVKLTREEAKKLKVSIVSELIYPPKAERTAAFEMADPYAPFV, from the coding sequence ATGCGTAAACAAATTCTGATCGTAGGTGCCGGCTTCGCCGGGATGTGGGCGGCCCTTAGCGCGGCGCGTCTGGCGGACAAAAACAACAGCCAGGCGATTGATATTACAGTAATTGCCCCGCAGCCAGAGCTGCGCGTGCGTCCACGTTTTTATGAAAGTCACGTTGAAACGCTGGTATCCCCACTGATGCCGCTGTTCGACGTCACCGGCGTGAAATTCCTGCGCGGTACCGTATCGGATATTCACACCGACTCGCGTAGCGTGAGCTGGAAAGATGCCGATGGCGACATGCATCAGCACTCCTACGACCGTCTGGTTCTGGCGAGCGGCAGCCACGTAAACCGTTCATTTGTCTCAGGCGTTGCAGAGCATGCGTTCGATCTCGATCAGCTGGAGAGCGCGGCCGTTTTAGAAAAACATCTGCAATCCCTGGCCTCTCAGTCTGAAAGCGACGCGCGTAACACCGTCGTCGTGTGCGGCGGCGGGTTTACCGGTATTGAGATGGCGATGGAATTGCCAGGCCGCCTGCGCGACATTCTTGGCTCAAATGCTAAGACCAGAGTAGTCGTAGTTGAACGCGGCCCACAGCCAGGCTCACGTTACAGTGAAGAACTGCGTAATGTGGTGATTGATGCTTCAAACGAGCTGGGCGTCGAATGGATAGTGAATGCCGAAGTCGAATCGGTGGATGCCGCAGGCGCCACGCTAAAAGACGGGCAGCGAATTGCCTCTTCAACCGTTATCTGGACCGTGGGTGTCCAGGCAAGCGACCTGACGGCACAAATTGATGCGCCGCGCGATCGCCAGGGGCGTCTGCATGTGGATGCGAATCTTCAGGTTGTCGGCCATGAAGAGATTTTCGCCACCGGCGACGTGGCGTATGCGGCAACGGATGACAAAGGCAACCACGCGCTAATGACCTGCCAGCATGCGATTCTGCTGGGCAAATTCGCCGGTAATAACGCCGCTGCCAGCCTGCTGGGTGTGGAGCCGTCACCGTATCGCCAGGAGATGTACGTCACCTGTCTGGATCTCGGCGCATGGGGCGCGGTGTATACCGAAGGCTGGGATCAGCAGGTAAAACTGACGCGCGAAGAAGCGAAGAAGTTGAAGGTGTCGATCGTGAGCGAGCTGATTTACCCGCCGAAAGCGGAGAGAACAGCGGCGTTTGAGATGGCGGATCCGTACGCGCCGTTTGTGTAG
- a CDS encoding NAD(P)/FAD-dependent oxidoreductase yields MERFDAIVIGAGAAGMFCAAQAGQAGLRVLLLDNGKKPGRKILMSGGGRCNFTNLYVEPAAYLSQNPHFCKSALARYTQWDFIDLVGKHGIAWHEKTLGQLFCDDSAEQIVKLLVDECAKGNVTTRLRSEVLSVERDEEGFSLQLNGETVTTKKLVIASGGLSMPGLGASPFGYKIAEQFGLKVLPTRAGLVPFTLHKPMLDVSQTISGVSVPSVISAEDGTVFRESLLFTHRGLSGPAVLQISSYWQPGEFVTINLLPDIDLAEFLDAQRVEHPNQSLKNTLAMHLPKRLVECLQQLGQIPDVTLKQLNVRDQQTLVETLTEWRVQPNGTEGYRTAEVTLGGVDTNELSSRTMEARKVPGLYFIGEVMDVTGWLGGYNFQWAWSSAWACAQALGE; encoded by the coding sequence GTGGAAAGGTTTGATGCCATTGTAATTGGGGCAGGTGCCGCAGGAATGTTTTGTGCCGCGCAGGCCGGGCAGGCGGGCCTGCGCGTGCTGCTGCTGGATAACGGTAAGAAGCCGGGACGCAAGATTTTGATGTCCGGCGGTGGCCGCTGCAACTTTACTAATCTTTATGTCGAACCGGCGGCATATCTCAGCCAAAACCCGCATTTTTGCAAATCTGCGCTGGCGCGCTACACCCAGTGGGATTTCATCGACCTCGTCGGAAAACACGGCATCGCCTGGCATGAGAAGACGCTGGGGCAACTTTTTTGCGATGATTCTGCCGAGCAAATCGTCAAGCTGCTGGTGGACGAGTGTGCAAAAGGCAACGTTACGACACGCCTGCGCAGCGAGGTATTGAGCGTTGAGCGTGATGAAGAGGGCTTTAGCCTGCAACTCAACGGTGAAACGGTCACCACGAAAAAACTGGTGATTGCCAGCGGTGGATTATCAATGCCGGGTCTTGGCGCATCGCCATTTGGTTACAAAATAGCTGAACAGTTTGGCCTGAAGGTTCTGCCAACTCGCGCGGGGCTGGTGCCTTTCACGTTGCACAAACCGATGCTGGATGTTTCTCAAACTATCTCCGGTGTTTCCGTTCCTTCTGTTATTAGCGCAGAAGACGGCACCGTTTTCCGTGAAAGCCTGCTGTTTACGCATCGCGGCCTCTCCGGCCCGGCGGTGTTGCAGATTTCCAGCTACTGGCAGCCTGGCGAGTTTGTCACCATTAACCTGTTGCCGGATATCGACCTTGCCGAATTCCTTGATGCGCAGCGCGTGGAGCACCCGAATCAGAGCCTGAAAAATACCCTGGCAATGCATCTGCCGAAACGTCTGGTGGAGTGTTTACAGCAGTTGGGGCAGATTCCGGATGTCACGTTAAAGCAGTTGAATGTGCGCGATCAGCAAACGTTGGTGGAAACCTTAACCGAATGGCGCGTACAGCCTAACGGCACGGAAGGGTATCGCACGGCGGAAGTGACGCTGGGCGGTGTGGATACCAACGAACTCTCTTCCCGAACCATGGAAGCGCGCAAGGTGCCGGGGCTGTATTTCATTGGCGAAGTGATGGATGTCACCGGCTGGCTGGGCGGCTATAACTTCCAGTGGGCATGGTCAAGCGCCTGGGCCTGCGCGCAGGCGTTAGGCGAATAA
- a CDS encoding SDR family NAD(P)-dependent oxidoreductase, translating into MKLDLTGKVAVVSGSASGIGLGIATGLAKTGATVVVVGRKQDGVTRAMESITAQVPDAALRGVVADLATADGADALFAAVPEADVLVNNLGIFNDNDFFTVPDSEWTQFYSTNVLSGVRLSRHYAATMAKQGWGRIIFVSSESGVAIPGDMINYGVTKAANLAVSHGLAKRLAGTGVTVNAILPGPTFTDGLQAMLADAAKQSGRSLRDQADEFVKSSRPSSIIQRAADVEEVANLAVYLASPLSSATTGAALRVDGGVVDTLTM; encoded by the coding sequence ATGAAACTTGATCTTACCGGCAAAGTCGCCGTGGTGAGCGGCTCAGCCTCGGGCATTGGCCTTGGGATCGCAACAGGTTTAGCCAAAACGGGCGCGACCGTGGTGGTAGTTGGCCGTAAACAGGATGGCGTCACTCGTGCCATGGAAAGCATCACCGCACAGGTTCCCGATGCCGCGTTACGCGGTGTGGTTGCCGACCTGGCGACGGCTGACGGTGCCGACGCATTGTTTGCCGCGGTACCTGAAGCCGACGTACTGGTGAATAACCTTGGCATTTTCAATGACAACGACTTTTTCACTGTACCCGACAGCGAGTGGACACAGTTCTACAGCACGAATGTGCTCTCTGGCGTACGCCTGTCCCGGCACTATGCCGCCACCATGGCGAAGCAAGGCTGGGGACGCATTATTTTTGTCTCTTCCGAGTCTGGCGTCGCTATCCCTGGCGACATGATCAACTACGGCGTGACGAAAGCGGCCAACCTCGCCGTTTCACACGGTCTGGCCAAACGACTGGCTGGCACTGGCGTCACCGTTAACGCCATTTTACCTGGGCCAACGTTTACCGATGGCCTGCAGGCAATGCTCGCCGACGCAGCAAAACAGTCAGGCCGTAGCCTGCGCGATCAGGCCGATGAATTTGTGAAGTCCTCGCGCCCAAGCTCAATCATCCAGCGCGCGGCGGATGTCGAAGAAGTCGCGAATCTGGCCGTATACCTGGCATCACCGCTTTCATCGGCAACAACGGGCGCCGCCCTGCGCGTCGATGGCGGTGTCGTCGACACCTTAACAATGTAA
- the pitA gene encoding inorganic phosphate transporter PitA, giving the protein MLHLFAGLDLHTGLLLVLALIFVLFYEAINGFHDTANAVATVIYTRAMRSQLAVAMAAIFNFFGVLLGGLSVAYAIVHMLPTDLLLNVSSAHGLAMVFSMLLAAIIWNLGTWYFGLPASSSHTLIGAIIGIGLTNALMTGTSVVDALNIPKVLNIFASLIVSPIVGLVFAGGLVFLLRRYWSGTKKRARIHLTPAEREKKDGKKKPPFWTRIALILSAIGVAFSHGANDGQKGIGLIMLVLIGVAPAGFVVNMNASGYEITRTRDAINNVEVFYQQHPALLKKVTGVDQIIPEPDTAITPSGELHCHPANSLYALTRVKNMLADIETYDKLSVEQRSQLRRIMLCISDTTDKVAKLPEVSADDQRLLKKLKGDMLNTIEYAPIWIIMAVALALGCGTMIGWRRVATTIGEKIGKKGMTYAQGMAAQMTSAVSIGLASYTGMPVSTTHVLSSSVAGTMIVDGGGLQRKTVTNILMAWVFTLPASILLSGGLYWLALKII; this is encoded by the coding sequence ATGTTACATTTGTTCGCAGGTCTGGATTTACATACCGGGCTTTTGTTGGTACTTGCTCTGATTTTTGTTCTGTTCTACGAAGCGATTAACGGCTTCCATGACACGGCAAACGCAGTGGCAACCGTGATTTATACTCGCGCTATGCGATCGCAGCTTGCGGTTGCCATGGCGGCTATCTTTAACTTTTTCGGCGTTCTGCTGGGCGGCCTGAGCGTAGCCTATGCCATCGTGCATATGTTACCGACGGATCTCCTGTTGAATGTCAGTTCGGCGCACGGCCTCGCCATGGTCTTCTCCATGTTGTTGGCTGCGATTATCTGGAACCTCGGCACCTGGTATTTTGGTCTGCCGGCATCCAGTTCCCACACGCTGATTGGCGCGATTATCGGTATTGGTTTAACCAATGCGCTGATGACCGGCACATCGGTAGTGGATGCGCTTAACATCCCGAAAGTGTTAAATATTTTTGCTTCCCTCATTGTGTCACCGATTGTCGGCCTGGTCTTCGCAGGTGGTCTGGTGTTCCTGCTGCGTCGCTACTGGAGCGGTACGAAAAAACGTGCGCGTATCCACCTGACGCCAGCAGAGCGTGAAAAGAAAGACGGTAAGAAAAAGCCGCCATTCTGGACACGTATCGCCCTGATCCTCTCGGCTATCGGCGTCGCGTTCTCTCATGGCGCGAACGACGGTCAGAAAGGCATTGGTCTGATCATGCTGGTACTGATTGGCGTGGCTCCGGCAGGGTTCGTGGTCAACATGAACGCGTCTGGCTACGAAATCACCCGTACCCGCGATGCTATCAATAACGTTGAAGTCTTCTATCAGCAGCACCCTGCGTTGCTGAAAAAAGTGACTGGCGTTGACCAAATCATTCCTGAGCCTGACACCGCTATCACGCCATCCGGCGAGCTGCACTGTCATCCGGCGAACTCCCTCTACGCATTAACCCGCGTGAAGAACATGCTGGCGGATATCGAGACCTACGACAAACTGAGCGTCGAGCAGCGTAGTCAGCTGCGTCGCATCATGCTGTGTATCTCTGATACCACCGACAAAGTCGCTAAGCTGCCGGAAGTGAGCGCTGACGATCAGCGTCTGCTGAAGAAACTGAAAGGCGATATGCTCAATACCATCGAGTACGCGCCAATCTGGATCATCATGGCAGTCGCTCTGGCGTTAGGCTGCGGTACGATGATTGGCTGGCGTCGCGTGGCGACCACCATCGGTGAGAAAATCGGTAAGAAAGGCATGACTTACGCACAGGGTATGGCGGCGCAGATGACCTCTGCGGTATCCATCGGCCTGGCGAGTTATACCGGGATGCCGGTATCCACCACCCACGTTCTCTCCTCCTCCGTGGCAGGTACGATGATCGTGGACGGCGGCGGTCTGCAGCGTAAAACGGTCACCAACATCCTGATGGCCTGGGTCTTCACGCTTCCGGCGTCGATTCTGCTGTCAGGCGGGTTGTACTGGCTGGCACTGAAGATTATCTAA
- a CDS encoding aldo/keto reductase, with product MSIKNLLPANIGFGGAPLGNMFRAIPQEEALATVKEAWDLGVRYFDTAPLYGSGLSEIRMGEALSQYPRDEYVLSTKVGRIMLDEMEDPANRDFGEKGGLFEHGLKNKILNDYSADATMRSIEDSLKRLKTDRIDIVWIHDPAQDFYGDNWLEQFNIARTGAFRTLSRLRDEGVIKAWGLGVNRVEPPELTLALDEPQPDAFLLAGRYSLLDHSRALQRLMPEALEQNVDIVVGGPYSSGVMAGGDYFEYQKASPEMRQKVAKIQSIAAQFNVNVKAAALQFALANPAVAAVIPGSSRPGRMAEDLAALKATIPAAFWEEMRRQNLVAENAPLPIR from the coding sequence ATGAGCATTAAAAATCTGTTACCTGCAAACATCGGTTTTGGCGGCGCACCGCTGGGCAATATGTTCCGTGCTATTCCGCAAGAAGAAGCGCTGGCTACCGTTAAAGAAGCCTGGGACCTGGGCGTTCGTTATTTTGATACCGCGCCGTTATACGGTTCCGGCCTTTCTGAAATTCGCATGGGTGAAGCGCTGTCACAGTATCCACGTGATGAATATGTACTGAGCACCAAAGTCGGCCGCATCATGCTGGACGAAATGGAAGATCCGGCAAACCGTGATTTCGGTGAGAAAGGCGGGCTTTTCGAGCACGGCCTGAAAAACAAAATTCTCAACGACTATTCCGCCGACGCCACCATGCGTTCGATTGAAGACAGCCTGAAACGTTTGAAAACGGACCGTATTGATATCGTCTGGATCCACGATCCTGCACAAGATTTTTACGGCGACAACTGGCTGGAGCAGTTCAACATTGCCCGTACCGGTGCTTTCCGCACGCTGTCGCGTCTGCGTGATGAAGGCGTCATCAAAGCCTGGGGGCTGGGCGTTAACCGCGTTGAGCCGCCAGAATTAACGCTGGCACTGGATGAACCGCAGCCCGATGCCTTCCTGCTGGCGGGCCGCTACTCGCTGCTTGACCACTCGCGCGCATTGCAGCGTTTGATGCCGGAAGCGCTGGAACAGAATGTCGATATCGTGGTCGGTGGCCCTTACAGCTCTGGTGTTATGGCGGGCGGCGATTACTTTGAATACCAGAAAGCATCCCCTGAAATGCGTCAGAAAGTTGCAAAAATTCAGTCAATTGCTGCGCAGTTCAACGTCAATGTGAAGGCTGCGGCACTGCAGTTCGCGCTGGCAAACCCGGCTGTTGCTGCCGTCATTCCTGGCTCCAGCCGTCCTGGCCGCATGGCTGAAGACCTGGCCGCACTGAAAGCCACTATCCCGGCAGCTTTCTGGGAAGAGATGCGCCGACAGAATCTGGTTGCCGAAAACGCACCACTGCCAATCCGTTAA
- the uspA gene encoding universal stress protein UspA: protein MAYKHILIAVDLSPESKVLVEKAVSMARPYNAKVSLIHVDVNYSDLYTGLIDVNLGDMQKRISEETHHALSELSTNAGYPITETLSGSGDLGQVLVDAIKKYDMDLVVCGHHQDFWSKLMSSARQLINTVHVDMLIVPLRDEEEE from the coding sequence ATGGCTTACAAACACATTCTTATCGCGGTAGACCTTTCACCAGAGAGCAAAGTGCTGGTTGAGAAAGCCGTATCTATGGCACGCCCATACAACGCGAAAGTTTCCCTGATTCATGTTGATGTGAATTACTCCGATCTCTATACCGGCCTTATCGATGTGAATCTGGGCGATATGCAGAAACGCATTTCGGAAGAGACGCACCATGCGCTGTCTGAGCTGTCCACCAATGCGGGTTATCCGATTACCGAAACCCTGAGCGGCAGCGGCGATCTGGGCCAGGTGCTGGTCGACGCCATCAAGAAATACGATATGGACCTGGTGGTTTGCGGTCATCATCAGGACTTCTGGAGCAAGCTGATGTCTTCTGCGCGTCAGCTGATCAACACCGTTCACGTCGATATGTTGATTGTTCCGCTGCGCGACGAAGAAGAGGAGTAA
- a CDS encoding SRPBCC family protein: protein MAKTLVSIEIPASADDIWQLMGGFDTLPDWLPFIPKSVISEGGRVRSLTTSDGGTVIERLEAFDNRQRSYTYSIIQAPFPVVDYLSTITVVATDDSRISRVEWSGEFTPVNVSDAEAEALFTGIYQDGLVALKNNFHA, encoded by the coding sequence ATGGCTAAAACACTGGTCTCTATTGAAATCCCGGCATCCGCCGATGACATCTGGCAGTTAATGGGTGGCTTCGACACCCTACCTGACTGGCTGCCGTTCATCCCAAAAAGCGTCATTTCTGAAGGTGGGCGCGTTCGCTCGCTGACCACCTCTGATGGCGGTACCGTCATTGAGCGCCTGGAAGCGTTCGACAACCGTCAGCGGAGCTATACCTACTCCATTATTCAGGCGCCGTTCCCGGTGGTGGATTATCTGTCGACGATCACCGTCGTTGCCACTGACGATAGCCGAATTTCCCGCGTGGAGTGGTCAGGAGAATTTACGCCGGTTAACGTTTCTGACGCCGAGGCTGAAGCGCTGTTTACCGGTATCTATCAGGATGGATTGGTGGCGCTGAAAAACAATTTTCACGCATAA
- the uspB gene encoding universal stress protein UspB, giving the protein MISTIALFWALCVVCVVNMARYFSSLRALLVVLRGCDPLLYQYVDGGGFFTSHGQPSKQVRLVWYIYGQRYRDHHDDEFIRRCERVRRQFILTSSLCGLVVVSLIALALWH; this is encoded by the coding sequence ATGATCAGCACAATCGCGCTGTTTTGGGCCCTGTGTGTCGTCTGTGTGGTGAATATGGCACGCTATTTCTCGTCGTTGCGTGCATTGCTAGTGGTACTGCGTGGTTGCGATCCCTTGCTCTATCAATATGTTGATGGTGGTGGGTTTTTTACCTCACATGGCCAACCCAGCAAGCAGGTGAGGCTGGTTTGGTACATTTACGGTCAGCGTTATCGCGACCATCATGACGACGAATTTATTCGCCGCTGTGAGCGCGTACGCCGCCAGTTCATTTTGACCAGTTCGTTGTGTGGATTAGTGGTGGTAAGCCTGATTGCACTGGCTCTCTGGCATTAA
- a CDS encoding LysR substrate-binding domain-containing protein — translation MIDLRQLKYFVAVAEEEHVGRAAERLHISQSPLSRQIAQLEERLGLMLFERNQQRIRLTADGQTFLAETRSLLTHATRLESLGKRLGRGEDGGLCIGFIENAMHSGVLSTALRTLRQSRPDVHIALYSQPPATQIEGLRQRSLDFSLVDAPPTEGEQDLEYIQVLDDRMLLALPQNHPLALLDTLRPEQLAEQEWIAVVHNDDAHSRDGFVAACVKAGFNPDIRLEAGEPLTALGLVAAGLGLALIQHSLRHNAPEGVVLRELPWMHYSTQLWAAWHKANQRPLVSHFREILRANPTAATV, via the coding sequence ATGATCGATTTACGACAATTGAAATACTTCGTCGCAGTGGCGGAAGAGGAACATGTCGGGCGTGCGGCAGAGCGGTTGCATATCTCGCAATCGCCGCTCAGCCGTCAGATAGCGCAACTGGAGGAGCGTCTTGGGCTGATGCTATTTGAGCGTAACCAGCAGCGTATTCGCCTGACGGCGGATGGGCAGACGTTTCTGGCGGAGACGCGCTCGCTGTTAACGCATGCCACGCGCCTGGAGTCGCTTGGGAAGCGTCTGGGGCGTGGTGAAGATGGCGGACTGTGTATTGGTTTTATAGAGAACGCGATGCACTCCGGCGTACTTTCCACTGCCCTGCGCACATTACGTCAGTCTCGCCCGGATGTGCATATCGCGCTCTACAGCCAGCCCCCGGCTACGCAAATTGAAGGGCTGCGTCAACGTAGCCTGGATTTTTCGCTGGTGGATGCGCCGCCGACAGAAGGTGAGCAGGATCTGGAATATATTCAGGTACTTGATGACAGAATGCTGCTGGCGTTACCGCAGAACCATCCGCTGGCGTTGCTCGATACGTTACGCCCGGAACAACTGGCTGAGCAGGAGTGGATTGCGGTTGTCCATAATGATGACGCACATTCGCGTGATGGTTTTGTGGCGGCCTGCGTGAAGGCTGGGTTTAACCCGGATATCCGTCTGGAAGCGGGAGAGCCATTAACTGCGCTGGGGCTTGTGGCTGCCGGGCTGGGGCTGGCGCTGATTCAGCACAGTCTGCGCCATAATGCGCCGGAAGGCGTGGTACTGCGTGAGCTGCCCTGGATGCACTACTCCACTCAGTTGTGGGCCGCCTGGCATAAAGCGAATCAGCGCCCGCTGGTCTCGCACTTCCGGGAAATTCTGCGCGCCAACCCTACTGCCGCGACCGTCTGA
- a CDS encoding RrF2 family transcriptional regulator, with the protein MAFYSSGVEYGIHSLMCMVDSKGDARDMSVREIAELQSVPYDYLAKIFTRLSKAGLVRSIEGKGGGFQLAKPAEHITVKDVAVAIDGEKRIFECREIRQRLAVFDEKPPEWACEGICGVRSVMDMAQQRMEEALAQHTILDLARKMYRKAPDEFVIEVQDWIAARKA; encoded by the coding sequence ATGGCATTTTACAGTTCCGGGGTTGAATACGGCATCCATAGCCTGATGTGCATGGTAGACAGTAAGGGCGACGCCCGTGATATGAGCGTGCGCGAAATTGCTGAGCTGCAAAGCGTGCCTTATGACTACCTCGCCAAAATCTTCACCCGTCTGTCAAAAGCCGGGCTGGTGCGGAGCATCGAAGGGAAGGGCGGCGGTTTTCAGCTGGCTAAACCAGCGGAGCACATCACGGTGAAAGACGTTGCTGTTGCCATCGACGGTGAGAAGCGCATCTTTGAATGCCGTGAAATTCGCCAGCGGCTGGCGGTGTTTGACGAGAAACCGCCGGAGTGGGCGTGTGAAGGAATCTGCGGCGTGCGCTCGGTAATGGACATGGCACAGCAGCGAATGGAAGAGGCGCTGGCTCAGCACACGATCCTCGACCTTGCCCGCAAGATGTATCGCAAAGCGCCGGATGAATTTGTTATCGAGGTACAGGACTGGATTGCCGCGCGCAAAGCGTAG
- a CDS encoding IS481 family transposase encodes MPWDARDTMSLRSEFVLFASQDGANIRSLCRHYGISPATGYKWLRRWAEEGASGLLDRPRVPHHSPNRSPDDITDLLCIAHARHERWGARKIKRWLEDQGHRMPAFSTVHNLMARHGLLPGTAPGITATGRFEHDAPNRLWQMDFKGHFPFGGGRCHPLTLLDDHSRFSLCLAPCTDERRETVQQQLVSVFERYGLPDRMTMDNGSPWGDTTGTWTALELWLMRQGIRVGHSRPYHPQTQGKLERFHRSLKAEVLQGKWFTDSGELQRAFDHWRTVYNLERPHEALGMAVPASRYQPSARQYSDSITPPEYDEGVMVRKVDISGKLSIKGISLKAGNAFRGERVGLKETQEDGCYEVWWYSTKVGEIDLKKRSITMGKGC; translated from the coding sequence ATGCCCTGGGATGCGAGAGATACCATGTCATTACGTTCCGAGTTTGTTCTGTTCGCCTCACAAGACGGGGCGAACATCCGTTCCCTCTGCCGTCACTACGGCATTTCTCCCGCCACCGGTTACAAGTGGCTTCGTCGCTGGGCTGAGGAAGGCGCATCCGGTCTTCTGGACCGTCCCCGCGTACCTCATCACTCTCCCAACCGTTCTCCGGATGATATCACTGACCTGCTGTGCATCGCCCATGCCCGTCATGAGCGCTGGGGCGCCCGCAAGATAAAGCGCTGGCTCGAAGACCAGGGGCACCGTATGCCCGCCTTCAGCACCGTCCATAACCTGATGGCCCGTCACGGTCTGCTGCCGGGGACGGCGCCGGGCATTACGGCCACAGGGCGCTTCGAACATGACGCGCCGAACCGGCTCTGGCAGATGGATTTTAAGGGTCACTTCCCCTTCGGCGGGGGCCGCTGCCATCCGCTCACCCTGCTGGATGACCACTCCCGTTTCTCCCTGTGTCTGGCACCCTGCACCGATGAACGCCGTGAGACCGTGCAGCAGCAGCTGGTCAGCGTGTTTGAACGCTACGGGCTGCCAGACCGGATGACGATGGACAACGGCTCGCCGTGGGGCGACACCACCGGTACCTGGACGGCACTTGAGTTGTGGCTGATGCGCCAGGGTATCCGGGTGGGGCATTCCCGGCCATACCATCCGCAGACACAGGGCAAGCTGGAACGTTTTCACCGCAGCCTGAAGGCGGAAGTACTGCAGGGTAAGTGGTTCACAGACAGCGGTGAGCTGCAGCGTGCTTTCGACCACTGGCGTACGGTGTATAACCTTGAACGGCCCCATGAAGCCCTGGGTATGGCCGTTCCGGCCTCGCGGTATCAGCCGTCTGCAAGGCAGTACAGCGACAGCATTACGCCACCGGAATATGATGAAGGGGTGATGGTGAGGAAGGTCGATATCAGCGGGAAGCTGAGCATAAAAGGTATCAGTCTGAAGGCAGGCAATGCGTTCAGGGGAGAGCGGGTCGGGCTGAAGGAGACGCAGGAGGATGGCTGCTATGAAGTGTGGTGGTACAGTACAAAAGTGGGGGAGATCGACCTGAAGAAAAGGTCGATCACTATGGGTAAAGGATGTTAA
- a CDS encoding HlyD family secretion protein, giving the protein MDNIKRHLTWWIVGIVVVVAAVAWWMLRPAGVPDGFAASNGRIEATEVDIATKIAGRIDTILVSEGQFVRQGEVLAKMDTRVLQEQRQEAIAQIKEAESAVAAARALLEQRQSEMRAAQAVVKQRDAELASVSKRHTRSQTLSTRGAVSAQQLDDDRAAAESARAALESAKAQVSASNAAIEAARTNIIQAQTRVEAAQATERRIQADIDDSELKAPRDGRVQYRVAEPGEVLAAGGRVLNMVDLSDVYMTFFLPTEQAGLLKIGGEARLVLDAAPDLRVPATISFVASVAQFTPKTVETRDERLKLMFRVKARIPQELLQQHLEYVKTGLPGMAWVRLDEQQPWPDDLVVRLPQ; this is encoded by the coding sequence ATGGACAATATTAAGCGTCATTTGACGTGGTGGATCGTTGGCATTGTGGTGGTGGTGGCTGCCGTGGCGTGGTGGATGCTACGCCCCGCAGGCGTGCCGGACGGTTTCGCCGCCAGCAATGGCAGAATCGAGGCCACGGAAGTGGATATCGCCACCAAAATAGCCGGACGCATCGACACTATTCTGGTATCGGAAGGGCAGTTTGTGCGTCAGGGCGAGGTGCTGGCGAAGATGGATACCCGCGTGCTTCAGGAGCAACGCCAGGAAGCTATCGCGCAAATTAAAGAAGCGGAAAGCGCGGTCGCGGCTGCGCGAGCCTTGCTGGAGCAGCGTCAGAGCGAGATGCGTGCGGCTCAGGCGGTGGTGAAGCAGCGTGATGCCGAGCTGGCATCCGTCTCTAAACGTCATACCCGTTCGCAGACGCTATCGACGCGTGGCGCGGTGTCTGCCCAGCAGTTAGATGACGATCGCGCGGCGGCAGAGAGCGCGCGTGCGGCGCTGGAGTCGGCAAAGGCGCAGGTTTCGGCGTCTAACGCGGCGATTGAAGCGGCGCGCACCAATATCATTCAGGCACAAACCCGCGTCGAAGCGGCGCAGGCTACCGAGCGGCGCATTCAGGCCGATATCGACGATAGCGAACTGAAAGCCCCGCGCGACGGGCGTGTGCAGTATCGCGTTGCTGAGCCGGGCGAAGTGCTGGCGGCGGGCGGCCGGGTGCTCAATATGGTCGATCTCAGCGATGTATATATGACCTTCTTCCTGCCGACCGAGCAGGCGGGTTTACTGAAGATTGGCGGGGAAGCGCGTCTGGTGCTTGATGCTGCGCCTGATTTGCGCGTGCCGGCGACCATCAGTTTTGTGGCGAGCGTCGCCCAGTTCACGCCAAAAACTGTGGAAACCCGCGATGAGCGGCTCAAACTGATGTTCCGCGTGAAAGCGCGCATACCGCAGGAATTGCTGCAACAGCATCTGGAGTATGTGAAAACCGGGCTGCCGGGGATGGCGTGGGTGCGTCTGGATGAACAGCAACCCTGGCCGGATGACCTGGTGGTGAGGCTGCCGCAATGA